A genomic segment from Bradyrhizobium sp. CB1015 encodes:
- a CDS encoding YifB family Mg chelatase-like AAA ATPase, with protein MVQRVSTVAFEGIEARAVDVQVQVAPGLPAFAIVGLPDKAVSEARERVRSALIASGLALPARRIIVNLAPADLPKEGSHYDLPIALGLMAAIGAIPPDALTGFTVLGELGLDGSIAPVAGVLPAAIGANMREEGLICPASCGSEAAWASPDIQIIAASSLIQIANHFKGTQVLSRPTPKVHEAAASTLDLRDIKGQESAKRALEIAAAGGHHLLMIGAPGAGKSMLAARLPSILPPLSPGELLEVSMIASVAGEIEGGALTARRPFRSPHHSASMAALTGGGARAKPGEISLAHQGVLFLDELPEFDPRVLDSLRQPLENGEVAVSRANHRVTYPARFMLVAAMNPCRCGNAFEPGYACKRGRIDRCTGDYQARISGPLMDRIDLRIEVPAVTAADLILPPPAEGSAEVAARVAAARDIQLARYADAGLPHVRTNAEAPASVLEEIAKPDAQGQKLLRDAAERMRLSARGYHRVLRVARTLADLDHADKIGRLHLAEALSYRALAEDVRQLA; from the coding sequence ATGGTTCAGCGGGTTTCTACCGTCGCCTTTGAGGGGATCGAGGCCCGCGCGGTCGACGTGCAGGTGCAGGTCGCGCCCGGCCTGCCGGCCTTTGCCATCGTCGGCCTGCCGGACAAGGCGGTGTCGGAGGCGCGCGAACGGGTGCGCTCGGCGCTGATCGCCTCGGGGCTGGCGCTGCCGGCGCGGCGGATCATCGTCAATCTGGCCCCGGCCGACCTGCCCAAGGAGGGCAGCCATTACGACCTGCCGATCGCGCTCGGGCTAATGGCGGCGATCGGCGCGATCCCGCCGGATGCGCTGACCGGGTTCACCGTGCTCGGCGAGCTCGGCCTCGACGGCTCGATCGCGCCGGTGGCCGGCGTCCTTCCCGCCGCGATCGGCGCCAATATGCGCGAGGAAGGGCTGATCTGCCCGGCGTCCTGCGGCTCCGAAGCGGCGTGGGCGAGCCCGGACATCCAGATCATCGCGGCGAGTTCGCTGATCCAGATCGCCAACCATTTCAAGGGCACGCAGGTGCTGTCGCGGCCGACGCCGAAGGTGCACGAGGCCGCCGCCTCGACGCTCGACCTGCGCGACATCAAGGGCCAGGAAAGCGCCAAGCGCGCGCTGGAGATCGCGGCCGCCGGCGGGCATCATCTGCTCATGATCGGCGCGCCGGGCGCGGGCAAGTCGATGCTGGCGGCGCGCCTGCCCTCGATCCTGCCGCCGCTCTCGCCAGGCGAGCTGCTCGAGGTCTCGATGATCGCCTCGGTCGCCGGCGAGATCGAAGGCGGCGCGCTGACGGCGCGGCGCCCGTTCCGCTCGCCGCATCATTCCGCCAGCATGGCCGCGCTCACCGGCGGCGGCGCGCGCGCCAAGCCCGGCGAGATCTCGCTGGCGCATCAGGGCGTGCTGTTCCTCGACGAATTGCCCGAGTTCGATCCGCGCGTGCTGGATTCGCTGCGCCAGCCGCTGGAGAACGGCGAGGTCGCGGTGTCGCGCGCCAATCATCGCGTCACCTACCCTGCCCGCTTCATGCTGGTCGCGGCGATGAATCCCTGCCGCTGCGGCAATGCGTTCGAGCCCGGCTATGCCTGCAAGCGCGGCCGCATCGACCGCTGCACCGGCGACTACCAGGCGCGCATCTCCGGTCCGCTGATGGACCGCATCGATCTGCGCATCGAAGTGCCGGCGGTGACCGCCGCCGACCTGATCCTGCCGCCGCCGGCAGAAGGATCGGCCGAGGTCGCCGCCCGGGTGGCGGCGGCGCGCGACATACAGCTGGCGCGCTATGCGGATGCGGGCCTGCCCCATGTCCGCACCAATGCCGAGGCGCCGGCCTCCGTGCTGGAGGAGATCGCAAAGCCGGATGCGCAGGGTCAGAAACTATTGCGCGACGCCGCCGAGAGGATGCGCCTGTCGGCGCGCGGCTATCACCGCGTGCTGCGGGTGGCGCGCACGCTGGCCGACCTCGACCATGCCGACAAGATCGGCCGGCTGCACCTTGCCGAAGCGCTGTCCTATCGCGCACTCGCGGAGGATGTACGCCAGTTGGCGTGA
- the cpaB gene encoding Flp pilus assembly protein CpaB has protein sequence MNTARIVVLVIALGAGGVAAYLASGYQNPPAPVLPLAEKLPTVEVLIAKNDIQLGQALKPEDLQWQTWPAATASSAFIRRDSRPEAPTQIAGSIARVPLMQGEPIREQKLVKAEGSGFMAAILPSGMRAVSTEISAETGAGGFILPNDRVDIVLTRRLKNPDGGNTNGPTGGNDLILSEVILTNIRVLAIDQAPKEKEGQNAVVGKTVTLELRPDQIATLSAARQGGTLTLALRSIVDANAVDGTPEDQAIKRPGGVNVIRYGVQARQLTSQR, from the coding sequence ATGAATACCGCACGCATTGTCGTTCTCGTCATCGCTCTCGGCGCCGGCGGCGTCGCTGCGTATCTGGCGAGCGGCTATCAGAATCCACCCGCGCCCGTCCTGCCCCTCGCCGAGAAGCTGCCGACGGTCGAGGTCCTCATCGCGAAGAACGACATCCAGCTCGGCCAGGCGCTCAAGCCCGAGGACCTGCAATGGCAGACCTGGCCGGCGGCGACCGCCAGCAGCGCCTTCATCCGCCGCGACAGCAGGCCGGAGGCCCCGACCCAGATCGCAGGCTCGATCGCGCGCGTGCCGTTGATGCAGGGCGAGCCGATCCGCGAGCAGAAGCTGGTCAAGGCCGAAGGCTCCGGATTCATGGCCGCGATCCTGCCGTCCGGGATGCGCGCCGTCTCCACCGAGATTTCAGCGGAAACCGGCGCCGGCGGCTTCATCCTGCCGAACGACCGCGTCGACATCGTCCTGACCCGCCGGCTGAAGAATCCGGACGGCGGCAACACCAACGGCCCGACCGGCGGCAACGACCTCATCCTGTCCGAGGTCATTCTCACCAACATCCGCGTGCTCGCGATCGACCAGGCCCCGAAGGAAAAGGAGGGCCAGAACGCGGTCGTCGGCAAGACGGTCACGCTCGAGCTCCGGCCCGACCAGATCGCTACGCTTTCTGCCGCACGCCAGGGCGGCACTCTGACACTCGCGCTGCGCAGCATCGTCGATGCCAACGCAGTCGACGGCACGCCCGAGGACCAGGCGATCAAGCGCCCGGGCGGCGTGAACGTGATCCGTTACGGCGTCCAGGCACGGCAACTGACGTCACAGAGGTGA
- a CDS encoding tetratricopeptide repeat protein, with translation MSKRSFLAFPPASYLCSAVLILALGGCQTTGIEDVTGALGGKQESGAKDGAKSGTKADARPEMDALRERYRAKPSDPAIALEYGKALRGSGQRAQAVAVLEQAVLAHPGNKALLAGYGRALADNGNFQQAFDVLGRAHSPEDPDWRILSAQGAVLDQLGRNEEAQQYYAAALKIVPNEPTVLSNLGLSYMLQNNLSKAEQVLGRAYQRNQNDARVRANLALVLGLQGREAEAEILVKADLPPDQAAAKVTALKQLLAKKQQRADR, from the coding sequence ATGTCCAAGCGTTCGTTCCTCGCTTTTCCCCCGGCGAGCTATCTGTGTTCCGCCGTGCTGATCCTTGCCCTCGGCGGCTGTCAGACCACCGGCATCGAGGACGTCACCGGCGCGCTCGGCGGCAAGCAGGAGTCCGGCGCCAAGGACGGCGCCAAGTCCGGCACCAAGGCCGACGCCAGGCCGGAGATGGACGCCCTTCGCGAGCGTTATCGCGCCAAGCCCAGCGATCCCGCGATCGCTCTCGAATACGGCAAGGCATTGCGTGGCAGCGGCCAGCGCGCCCAGGCGGTCGCAGTGCTCGAGCAGGCCGTGCTCGCCCATCCCGGCAACAAGGCGCTGCTCGCCGGCTATGGCCGTGCGCTCGCCGACAACGGCAATTTCCAGCAGGCCTTCGACGTCCTCGGCCGCGCGCATTCGCCCGAGGATCCCGATTGGCGCATCCTGTCGGCGCAGGGCGCGGTGCTCGATCAGCTCGGCCGCAACGAGGAAGCACAGCAATATTACGCCGCAGCGTTGAAGATCGTGCCGAACGAGCCGACCGTGCTGTCCAATCTCGGCCTGTCCTATATGCTGCAGAACAATCTGTCGAAGGCCGAACAGGTGCTCGGCCGCGCTTATCAGCGCAATCAGAACGATGCGCGGGTCCGCGCCAATCTGGCGCTGGTGCTGGGATTGCAGGGTCGCGAGGCCGAGGCCGAAATCCTCGTCAAGGCAGATTTGCCGCCGGACCAGGCCGCGGCCAAGGTCACCGCGCTGAAGCAGCTGCTGGCGAAGAAGCAGCAGAGGGCGGACAGGTAA
- a CDS encoding AAA family ATPase — protein sequence MTAFHDDDADDLHPEEHIAPVPRISVQAFCETEQTLQAVTAAGQDRRLAKAHLSAKDGGLAAAIEAYESMPTPNVIVIESDGTRDILEGLDDLAGVCDPGTRVVVIGSPSDTAPYRELVRRGVNDYVVGPVETLDVVRSICSLFSASEAIITGRVIAVVGAKGGVGASTVAHNLAWTIARDLSLDSVVIDLDLAFGTAGLDYNQDPVQGIANAVLSQDRPDTALMERLLAKCTDRLSLLAAPATLDRVYDFGAEAFDAVFDTLRMTTPCIVLDVPHQWSGWTRRALVNADDIVIVAEPDLANLRNTKNMLSVLKTARPNDRPPLYCINQVGMPKRAEIEVKAFAKTMESQPIAVIPFDSKLFSTAANNGQMIAEVSKSHRTTALFQNMANRLAGRGEVKKPKRSLLEPLLKKLKGKSGRGSAPHRKAS from the coding sequence ATGACAGCCTTCCACGACGACGATGCGGACGACCTGCACCCCGAGGAACACATCGCGCCGGTTCCTCGCATTTCGGTGCAAGCCTTTTGCGAAACCGAGCAGACGCTCCAGGCGGTGACCGCGGCTGGCCAGGATCGCCGGCTTGCCAAGGCCCATCTCAGCGCCAAGGACGGCGGCCTCGCCGCGGCGATCGAAGCCTATGAATCGATGCCGACGCCGAACGTGATCGTCATCGAGTCCGACGGCACGCGCGACATCCTCGAGGGACTGGACGACCTCGCCGGCGTCTGCGATCCCGGCACCCGCGTGGTCGTGATCGGTAGCCCGAGCGACACCGCGCCCTATCGCGAGCTGGTGCGCCGCGGCGTCAACGACTACGTGGTCGGACCGGTCGAGACCCTCGACGTGGTCCGCTCGATCTGCAGCCTGTTCTCGGCCTCCGAGGCCATCATCACCGGCCGCGTCATCGCGGTGGTCGGCGCCAAGGGCGGCGTCGGCGCGTCCACCGTCGCGCATAATCTGGCCTGGACCATCGCCCGCGACCTCTCGCTCGATTCCGTCGTGATCGATCTCGACCTCGCCTTCGGCACCGCGGGCCTCGACTACAACCAGGATCCGGTGCAGGGCATCGCCAATGCGGTGCTGTCGCAGGATCGGCCGGACACGGCGCTGATGGAGCGCCTGCTCGCCAAATGCACCGATCGCCTCAGCCTGTTGGCGGCGCCCGCCACGCTCGACCGCGTCTACGATTTCGGTGCCGAAGCTTTCGACGCGGTGTTCGACACGCTGCGCATGACGACGCCCTGCATCGTGCTCGACGTTCCCCATCAATGGTCCGGCTGGACCCGCCGCGCGCTGGTGAACGCCGACGACATCGTGATTGTGGCCGAGCCCGATCTCGCCAACTTGCGCAACACCAAGAACATGCTGAGCGTGCTGAAGACGGCGCGACCGAACGACCGGCCGCCGCTGTATTGCATCAACCAGGTCGGCATGCCCAAGCGCGCGGAGATCGAGGTCAAGGCCTTCGCCAAGACCATGGAGAGCCAGCCGATCGCGGTGATCCCGTTCGATTCGAAACTGTTCTCGACCGCCGCCAATAACGGCCAGATGATCGCGGAGGTCTCCAAGAGCCACCGCACCACCGCTCTGTTCCAGAACATGGCGAACCGCCTCGCCGGCCGCGGCGAGGTGAAGAAGCCGAAGCGCTCGCTGCTCGAGCCGCTCTTGAAGAAGCTGAAGGGCAAGTCAGGACGCGGCTCGGCCCCGCATCGCAAGGCGTCGTAG
- the rsmI gene encoding 16S rRNA (cytidine(1402)-2'-O)-methyltransferase, whose amino-acid sequence MRAKPAPINTPEAQDAASRGFSIDAHRLAAPKAAPGLHLVATPIGNLGDITLRALQTLAGVDVIACEDTRITRRLTERYAITAQLKPYHEHNAEAARPKILEALGQGGSVALVSDAGTPLISDPGFKLVREVCAAGHAVYALPGPSSVLAALSVAALPTDRFFFEGFLPAKSAARRARLAELARIDATLVMFESGNRMQATLTDLAEIMGERDAAVCRELTKLHEEVRRAPVAELARQADAPETRGEFVLVIGPPAADAEVLTSDALDGLLREQLAAHSVKDAVAHAVALSGRSRREVYARALELAKNSRGSDGKD is encoded by the coding sequence ATGCGCGCAAAGCCGGCCCCGATAAATACGCCTGAAGCTCAAGACGCCGCCTCGCGCGGTTTCTCCATCGATGCCCATCGGCTCGCGGCGCCGAAGGCCGCGCCGGGTCTCCACCTGGTCGCGACCCCGATCGGCAATCTCGGCGACATCACCCTGCGGGCGCTGCAGACGCTCGCCGGCGTCGACGTCATCGCGTGTGAGGACACCCGCATCACGCGCCGCCTGACCGAGCGCTATGCGATCACGGCGCAGCTCAAGCCATATCACGAGCACAATGCGGAGGCCGCGCGTCCCAAGATTCTCGAAGCCCTTGGACAGGGCGGCTCGGTCGCGCTGGTGTCGGACGCCGGCACGCCGCTGATCTCCGATCCCGGCTTCAAGCTGGTGCGCGAGGTCTGCGCCGCCGGCCATGCGGTGTATGCCCTGCCCGGCCCGTCCTCGGTGCTGGCCGCGCTGTCGGTCGCCGCGCTGCCGACCGACCGCTTTTTCTTCGAAGGCTTCTTGCCGGCGAAATCAGCCGCGCGGCGCGCGCGACTTGCCGAGCTCGCGCGCATCGACGCGACGCTCGTGATGTTCGAGTCGGGGAATCGGATGCAGGCCACCTTGACCGATCTCGCCGAGATCATGGGCGAGCGAGATGCCGCGGTCTGCCGCGAGCTGACGAAGCTGCACGAGGAGGTCCGGCGCGCGCCCGTCGCCGAGCTCGCGCGACAAGCAGACGCGCCGGAGACGCGCGGAGAGTTCGTCCTGGTGATCGGTCCGCCTGCAGCCGACGCCGAGGTTCTGACATCGGACGCGCTCGACGGTCTCTTGCGCGAGCAGCTTGCCGCGCACAGCGTCAAGGATGCCGTGGCGCATGCGGTCGCGCTCTCGGGCCGGTCGCGCCGTGAGGTCTATGCCCGCGCGCTCGAGCTCGCAAAGAATTCGCGGGGCAGCGATGGCAAAGACTGA
- a CDS encoding CpaD family pilus assembly protein, with translation MRKTRADRRRNLRLALALTGLSVMLGACNTTGEIVTQTVPTDYRQRHPIAVQEGKKSTVIFVGKARGGLSPAQHADVAGIARDWVREGTGSVVVDVPVDTANSRAAAATYQEIRSVLASGGVPSRAIVRHPYRPEDPGLLPTIRLSYSKIAAVAGPCGLWPEDVGPSILDPGYNENRPYFNLGCATQRNLAAMIDNPADLEQPRAETPAYTARRDIAFDRYRKGTPTGTPSPDSDKAKLSDTGK, from the coding sequence ATGAGGAAGACGAGAGCCGATCGACGTCGCAATTTGCGGCTGGCGCTGGCACTGACGGGCCTCTCCGTCATGCTCGGCGCCTGCAACACCACCGGCGAGATCGTCACCCAGACGGTGCCGACCGATTATCGCCAGCGCCATCCGATCGCAGTGCAGGAAGGCAAGAAGTCGACCGTGATCTTCGTCGGCAAGGCGAGAGGCGGCCTCTCGCCTGCGCAGCATGCGGACGTCGCGGGCATCGCGCGGGACTGGGTGCGCGAAGGCACCGGCTCCGTGGTCGTCGACGTGCCCGTCGACACCGCCAATTCGCGCGCGGCTGCTGCGACCTATCAGGAGATCCGCTCCGTGCTCGCCTCCGGCGGCGTGCCGTCGCGTGCCATCGTCCGGCATCCCTATCGTCCTGAGGATCCCGGGCTGCTGCCGACCATCCGCCTGAGCTATTCCAAGATCGCGGCCGTCGCCGGGCCCTGCGGGCTGTGGCCGGAAGACGTCGGCCCCTCCATCCTCGACCCCGGCTACAACGAGAACCGGCCCTATTTCAATCTGGGCTGCGCCACCCAGCGCAATCTCGCGGCGATGATCGACAACCCGGCCGACCTCGAGCAGCCGCGCGCCGAGACGCCGGCCTATACCGCACGGCGCGACATCGCCTTCGACCGTTACCGCAAGGGCACGCCGACCGGGACGCCCTCGCCTGATTCCGACAAGGCCAAACTCAGCGATACCGGCAAATGA
- a CDS encoding YraN family protein yields the protein MAKTEIPAEPKVASPERVAAFQTGISAESRAAAYLMAKGYRILAKRYRTPHGEIDIVARRRNLIAFVEVKARATLDDAAFAVTPRQQQRIIDAAQGWLAAHPEHAEFELRFDAMLIAPRSLPRHVLAAFDAST from the coding sequence ATGGCAAAGACTGAGATTCCTGCGGAACCAAAGGTCGCATCGCCGGAGCGCGTGGCGGCGTTCCAGACGGGTATTTCCGCGGAGAGCCGCGCCGCCGCCTATCTTATGGCCAAGGGCTACCGCATTCTCGCCAAACGTTACCGCACGCCGCATGGCGAGATCGACATCGTGGCGCGGCGCCGCAATCTGATCGCCTTCGTCGAGGTCAAGGCACGCGCCACGCTCGACGACGCCGCTTTCGCCGTGACGCCGCGCCAGCAGCAGCGCATCATTGATGCCGCCCAAGGCTGGCTCGCAGCGCATCCCGAGCATGCCGAATTCGAATTGCGATTCGACGCCATGCTGATTGCGCCGCGCTCGCTTCCGCGCCATGTGTTGGCGGCATTCGACGCCTCGACCTGA
- the gshB gene encoding glutathione synthase, with protein MKLNVAVQMDPIARINIKGDSTFALLLEAQKRGHGLFYYTPDKLSMVGEELVAPVQVLTVRDEPGDHFTLGEPKREALNGFDVVLLRQDPPFDLAYITSTHFLERIHPKTLVVNDPASVRNAPEKLFVMNFPQLMPPTLISRDLDEINAFRDKHGAVVMKPLHGHGGAAVFRVMPQDMNFGSLFDMFSVTFREPWVIQQFIPEVKHGDKRIILVDGEFAGAVNRVPAADDLRSNMVRGGAAQETELTPREREICTTVGPALRERGLLFVGIDVINGNLTEINVTSPTGIRAIARLGGPDVAAKIWDVIEQKRKK; from the coding sequence ATGAAACTGAACGTCGCCGTCCAGATGGACCCCATCGCCCGCATCAACATCAAGGGCGATTCCACCTTTGCGCTGCTGCTGGAGGCGCAGAAGCGCGGCCATGGCCTGTTCTATTACACGCCCGACAAGCTCTCGATGGTCGGCGAGGAGCTGGTCGCGCCGGTTCAGGTCCTGACCGTGCGCGACGAGCCCGGCGACCATTTCACCCTCGGCGAGCCCAAGCGCGAGGCGCTGAACGGCTTCGACGTGGTGCTGCTCCGCCAGGATCCGCCGTTCGACCTCGCCTACATCACCTCGACGCATTTCCTGGAGCGCATCCATCCGAAGACGCTGGTCGTCAACGATCCCGCCTCGGTGCGCAACGCGCCGGAAAAGCTGTTCGTGATGAATTTTCCGCAGCTGATGCCGCCGACGCTGATCTCGCGCGACCTGGACGAGATCAATGCGTTTCGCGACAAGCACGGCGCCGTCGTCATGAAGCCGCTGCACGGTCATGGCGGCGCGGCGGTGTTCCGCGTGATGCCGCAGGACATGAATTTCGGCTCGCTGTTCGACATGTTCTCGGTGACGTTCAGGGAGCCCTGGGTGATCCAGCAATTCATCCCCGAGGTGAAGCACGGCGACAAGCGCATCATCCTGGTCGACGGCGAGTTCGCCGGCGCGGTGAACCGCGTGCCGGCCGCCGACGACCTCCGCTCCAACATGGTGCGCGGCGGCGCGGCGCAGGAGACCGAGCTCACACCGCGCGAGCGCGAGATCTGCACCACCGTCGGCCCGGCGCTGCGCGAGCGCGGCCTGTTGTTCGTCGGCATCGACGTCATCAACGGCAACCTCACCGAAATCAACGTGACCTCACCCACCGGCATCCGCGCCATCGCACGGCTGGGCGGCCCGGATGTCGCGGCGAAGATCTGGGACGTGATCGAGCAGAAGCGGAAGAAGTAG
- a CDS encoding PilZ domain-containing protein: MLVNRRRSERRVCSRLAKIHFGAGSLPRDCTITDISDGGVKVVAEFLEVPPQFTIIFAPDYSRQCRLRWRIGCEFGAEFVD; encoded by the coding sequence ATGCTTGTAAATCGCCGGAGAAGCGAACGTCGGGTGTGCAGCCGTCTCGCCAAGATCCATTTTGGCGCGGGCTCGCTGCCGCGGGATTGCACGATCACGGATATTTCGGATGGCGGCGTGAAAGTGGTGGCGGAATTTTTGGAAGTGCCGCCGCAATTCACCATCATCTTCGCGCCCGATTATTCCCGCCAATGCCGCCTGCGCTGGCGCATCGGCTGCGAATTCGGTGCCGAATTCGTCGACTGA
- a CDS encoding type II and III secretion system protein family protein — protein MNYGGDRTGLRIRGKRARSVLTGTMLMLGLLAAPGVLSAAEAPVGDQAPMQASDLGISSVATIAPARSRFLSLGIGKSVVIDLPREVKDVLVADPKIANAVIRSAQRAYIIGGQVGQTNVVFFAADGQQVASYDIAVKRDLNGMRAALRQSLPGVQIEGVGDSVMLTGSVSSPVEAQQAGDVAAKLVGGSDKVVNNIVVRGRDQVMLKVVVGEVRRDIVKQLGVDLSASLNAGTAVVNFNNSNPFSVSGGPIVGSNGLGVTGLAKGVATVNATMRAMESAGVMRTLAEPSLTAISGESATFIAGGEFPIPGGYACDPVTHVCTTQVTYKKFGISLNFTPVVLSEGRISLRVMTEVSELSNTNSITLTQAVSSFVNNSITIPSVQTRRAETTLEIPSGGSMAMAGLIQQQTKQAINGLPGVDQVPIIGALFRSQDFVNNETELMVIVTPYVVRAVAQKELSRPDDGFAPASDAQRALLGRVNRLYGIASRVDPVAGTPDDFGFIID, from the coding sequence ATGAACTACGGGGGTGATCGGACGGGCCTGCGCATTCGGGGGAAGCGCGCGCGCTCGGTCCTGACGGGGACGATGTTGATGCTGGGGCTGCTCGCGGCTCCGGGCGTCCTCAGTGCTGCGGAGGCGCCGGTCGGCGACCAGGCGCCGATGCAGGCGTCGGATCTCGGCATATCGTCGGTCGCGACCATCGCACCGGCGCGGTCGCGCTTTCTGTCGCTCGGCATCGGCAAGTCCGTCGTCATCGACCTGCCGCGCGAGGTCAAGGACGTGCTGGTGGCCGATCCCAAGATCGCCAATGCGGTGATCCGCTCGGCCCAGCGCGCCTATATCATCGGCGGCCAGGTCGGCCAGACCAACGTCGTGTTCTTCGCCGCGGACGGCCAGCAGGTCGCCTCCTATGACATCGCGGTGAAGCGCGACCTCAACGGCATGCGTGCAGCGCTGCGCCAGTCGCTGCCGGGCGTCCAGATCGAAGGCGTCGGCGACAGCGTGATGCTGACCGGCTCGGTGTCGAGCCCGGTCGAGGCCCAGCAGGCCGGCGACGTCGCCGCAAAGCTAGTCGGCGGCTCGGACAAGGTCGTCAACAACATCGTCGTGCGCGGCCGCGACCAGGTCATGCTCAAGGTCGTGGTCGGCGAAGTCCGCCGCGACATCGTCAAGCAACTCGGCGTCGATCTCAGCGCCAGCCTGAACGCCGGCACCGCCGTGGTGAATTTCAACAATTCCAACCCGTTCTCGGTCTCCGGCGGGCCGATCGTCGGCAGCAATGGGCTCGGCGTCACCGGGCTCGCCAAGGGCGTCGCCACCGTCAACGCCACGATGCGGGCGATGGAAAGCGCCGGTGTCATGCGCACGCTGGCCGAGCCGAGCCTGACCGCGATCTCGGGCGAATCCGCCACTTTCATCGCCGGCGGCGAATTCCCGATTCCCGGGGGCTATGCCTGCGATCCGGTCACTCACGTCTGCACCACCCAGGTCACCTACAAGAAGTTCGGCATCTCCCTGAACTTCACCCCGGTCGTGCTCAGCGAAGGCCGCATCAGCCTGCGCGTGATGACCGAGGTCTCGGAGCTGTCGAACACCAACTCGATCACGTTGACGCAGGCCGTGTCTTCGTTCGTGAACAATTCGATCACGATTCCTTCGGTGCAGACCCGCCGCGCCGAAACGACGCTGGAAATTCCCTCGGGCGGCTCGATGGCGATGGCCGGCCTGATCCAGCAGCAGACCAAGCAGGCGATCAACGGACTGCCTGGTGTCGACCAGGTGCCGATCATCGGCGCGCTGTTCCGCAGCCAGGACTTCGTCAACAACGAGACCGAGCTGATGGTGATCGTGACGCCCTATGTGGTGCGCGCGGTCGCCCAGAAGGAATTGTCGCGGCCCGACGACGGCTTCGCGCCGGCCTCGGACGCGCAGAGGGCGCTGCTCGGCCGGGTCAACCGCCTCTATGGCATCGCGAGCCGTGTCGATCCGGTCGCCGGCACGCCCGATGATTTCGGCTTCATCATCGACTGA